The following is a genomic window from Streptosporangiales bacterium.
CGAGGTCGGCGACGACCTCGCGTTCGGGCTGGAGAACATCGAGGTCCCGGAGTCGCTGATCTGGCCCCGGGTCGACGAGGCGCTCGCGCTCGTCGGCCTCCCGTACGGCAGGGACCACCGCACCGACCACCTGTCCGGCGGCGAGAAGCAGCGGCTCGCACTCGCCGGTGCGCTGTCGCGCCGACCCGGCATGCTGCTGCTCGACGAGCCCACCGCCAACCTCGACCCCGCGGGTGGGACGCGGCTGCGCGCCGCCGTCAGCGACGCGGGCATCGAGACGCTGCTGCTCGTCGAGCACCGGATCGAGGAGTGGCTGCCGCTCGTCGACCGCGTCGTCGTGCTCGAGCCCGGCGGCGGCGTCGCCCTCGACGGCTCCCCCGGCGACGTCCTCGTCGCCCACCGCGACGCCCTCGTGGCAAGGGGGGTCTGGGTACCGGACTTCGTCCCCTCTCCGCGCCGCTCCGGGCACACCGCGGGCGACCCGCTGCTGACCGCCGAGGAGGTCGGCTTCCGCTACCCGGGCGCGACGGTCGACGCGGTCGAGGACGCCTCCTGCGTCCTGCGCGCGCATGAACTCGTCGCGCTGCTCGGTCCCAACGGTTCGGGGAAGTCGACGATGGCGTTGCTGCTCGGCGGCCTGCTGCCACCGGCGCGCGGTTCTGCCCGCGCGACGGGAGCGGACGGTCGAGAGACCGAGCTGCGCCGGCTGCGTGCCCGCGCACTCGCCCGGGTGGTCGGCTCGGTGTTCCAGCAGCCCGAGCACCAGTTCCTCACCGGCCGGGTACGCGACGAGCTCGCGCTCGGGCCGTCCCGCACCGGCGTCGGCAGGGACGAGATCGACGCCAGGGTCGGCGACCTGCTCGACCGGCTGCGCCTCGCTCCGCTCGCCGGCGCCAACCCGTACACGCTGTCCGGCGGCGAGAAGCGCCGACTCTCGGTCGCCACCGCACTCGCCGCGCGACCGGCGGCACTCGTCCTCGACGAGCCGACGTTCGGCCAAGACCTGCGCACCTGGCGGGAGCTCGTCGACCTGCTGGACGAGATCCGGGCGACCGGCGTCGGCGTCCTCGCCGTCACCCACGACGCGCCGTTCGCGGCGGCCCTCGCCGACCGCACCCTGGTCATGGACCGCGGCCGTACGCACACACCGGCGGCCGCCGAGGTCATACCATGACCGTCCTCTTCGCCCCGATCGCCGACCGCGACGTCGGGCTCGGCAGGTTCAACCCGGTGGCCAAGCTCGGTGCCGCGCTGCTGCCGGTCGTCGTCCTCGTGCTCACCACCGACCCGCTCACGCCCGCCCTCATGCTGCTCGCGACGGCGCTCGCGCTGCCGTTCACCGGGGTACGCATCGGTCCGTTCCTGCGCCGCACCTGGTTCCTGCTGCCCGCGGGCCTCGGCCTCGGCGTCACCAACGTGCTCTTCGCCGACGTCCCCGGCGGGCTGCTACTCGTCGACGCGGGGCCGCTGCAGATCACCACGCAGGCGGTCTGGCTCGCTCTCGGCGTCGTGATCCGGGTCTACGCCGTCGCGCTGCCCGGCGCTCTCGCGTTCGCCACGACCGATGTCACCACGCTCGCGGACGCGCTCGTCCAGCAGCTGCGGCTGCCCTGGCGGTTCACGCTGGGCGCGCTCGCGGCGTTCCGGCTCGTCCCGCTGCTCGCCCACGAATGGCAGCTGATCTGGCTGGCCAGGCGCGCCCGCGGCGTGGAGGCCGGCAGGAACCCGGTCGTGGCGGTACGCCTCCTCACGTCCGCCGTGTTCACCCTGCTGGTGGGCGCGATCAGGCGGGCGGTCCGCATGTCGACCGCCCTGGAGGCTCGCGGGTTCGGCAGCCGGACGGGACGGACGTTCGCCCGCCGTACCCGGATGCACCGGCGCGACTGGCTCCTGCTGCTCGTCGTGGCGGGTGTCGTCGCCGTTGCCGTCGGCACAACGGTCGGAACCGACCTGTGGCAGCCGTCGTTCTCCTGACAGAGAGAGTCGTCGCGCACACGCGCGGTGACGACCACGCTGGGATGTGCCCGTCGTCGCGCACCGATAACCTCGCAGCGTGGATGACCGCTCGGGGGAGCCCGTGATCACGTGGCGATGGATCGCACCGGCACTCACCGGTGTGTTCGTCGTGACCACGTCGGTCTCCGGTGCCCTGGGCAGTACGGCCGAGGGCGGCGTGAAGGTCGGGTGGATCACCGTCCAGGCGATCTCGGCGCTGCTGGCGTTCGCGATCCCCACCGTGGTCCAGGCCAGGGAGCGGCGCCGCTACCGTGAGGCGGAGCAGGCACGCGTCGACGCCCGCGCCGAGATGCGGCTCGCGTTCAACGACGCGCTCGACCCCATCGTCAGGCACCTGGGCAGGCTCGCCGCGGCGAGCCGCAGGGACCGCGAGACGCTGCGCGCCCAGGCGGTGCCGTTCATCCTCAACGCGGCGACCGAGGTCATCGGGCCCGACCGCGCCCGCGCCTGCTGGTTCGTGCTCGACGACAGCCGCCCGCGCCGGCTGCGGCCGGACGAGTGCGTCGGACGCGCCGGGCTCGCGCGCACCGCCTTCGTCCAGGGCACGCTGCGCGGTGACGACACCCTCGCGATGATCGAGAACGACGAGGTCAGGTTCAGTGCCAACGTCGACGAGGACCCGCCGCAGGGCTGGGACCCGAACATCCCGCACGACTACAAGACCTTCGTCTGCGTGCCCGTCATCTCCGGCGACGTGGCGTACGGGATGATCACGCTCGACGCACCCGCCGCCGGCGACCTCACCCGCGACGACGCGGGCCTGCTCCGGCTGCTCGCCGGTCTGCTCGGCAACGCGCTGGCGATCGACGCCTAGGTTGGTCACGCGCGGCTACCAGGCGAGAGCTGCGGCTCACCGTACGCACGACCGGCTTGATCACAGCGCGTGACTTTGGGACCATTCCCCCGAAGAGCCACCGTGCACTGCTTTACCGAGCTGCCCTCAGGGAGGTCGCGTGGCCATCCGCATCACACCCCCGCCGGACGACCGGGTCGCCCGTGCCCTGAAGAACCCCGTCGCCTACTTCGCCGAGGCGAGACGGCGGGCGCGCGCGGAGGTCGCCGAGGACATCGCCAGGGAGGACCGGGCCAGGAACCGGCGCAGGCCCAACGGCTCCCCACGAGACTGATCGTTGCTTTGCCTGCCTAAGGTGGAGACATGCCGTCCACCGACACGCTGACCGACGCCGTCTGGCGCGCGCTCGCCACGGTCAACGACCCCGAGATCCACAAACCGATCACCGACCTCGAGATGGTCAAGTCGGTCGACATCACGCCCGAGGGGCACGTCGACGTCGCGGTGCTGCTCACCGTCGCCGGCTGCCCGATGCGCGAGACGATCACCAAGAACGTCACGAGCGCCGTGGCCGACGTCTCCGGCGTCACCGGCGTACGGGTCGAGCTCGACGTCATGAGCGAGGAACAGCGCAGGGGCCTGCAGGAGAAGCTGCGCGGCGGCGCCCCCGCCCAGGAGATCCCGTTCGCCAAGGCCGGCTCGCTGACCCGCGTCTACGGCGTCGCGAGCGGCAAGGGCGGCGTCGGCAAGTCGTCCGTGACGGTCAACCTCGCGGTCGCCCTGGCCGAGCAGGGACTCTCCGTCGGCGTGGTCGACGCCGACATCTACGGCCACTCGGTGCCGCGCATGCTCGGCGTCGAGGGCGGACCCACCCCCGTCGAGGACATGATCATGCCGCCGTCGGCGTACGGCGTGAAGGTCATCTCGATCGGGATGTTCGCGGGCGGCAAGCCCGTGACATGGCGCGGGCCGATGCTGCACCGGGCGCTGCAGCAGTTCCTCGGCGACGTCTTCTGGGGCGATCTCGACGTCCTGCTCCTCGACCTGCCGCCGGGCACCGGCGACATCGCGATCTCGCTCGGTCAGCTGATCCCCAACTCCGAGATCATCGTGGTGACCACCCCGCAGGAGGCGGCCGCGGAGGTCGCCGAGCGCGCCGGCGTGGTCGCCCAGATGCTGCGGCAGCGGGTCGTCGGCGTCATCGAGAACATGTCCTGGCTGCCCTGCCCGCACTGCGGCGAGCAGATCGACCTCTTCGGCTCGGGCGGCGGCGCGGCCGTCGGCGCGGCCCTCACCCGCGCGCTCGGCCACGACGTCCCGCTGCTCGCCCAGGTGCCGCTCGACATCCGGCTCCGCGAGGGCGGCGACAGCGGCCGTCCGCTGGTGCTCGACCACCCCGAGTCCCCCGCGGCCGAGGCCCTGCGCGATCTGGCGAAGCATCTCGGCGGCCGGTCACGCGGTCTGGTCGGCCGTTCCCTCGGGCTGTCGCCCACCACCCGCTGACGCCGCCCGTCCGCCGACCGCGGCAGCGGTACCAGGTCTAGGTCTAGGTGGCGTCGGGGTCGTACGGCGCGCGCTCGCCGGGCGCCAGGGTCTTGACCTCGGTGACAGCGGTACGGGTGGACGACCCGTTGACCTGGTTGCGGTCGAGGCCGAGCGGATCGTCGTCCTCGAGCAGGGCCTTGCGGATGAACGTCTTGGGGTGCAGCGAGCTGATGTCGAGGTTGCGGAACTCGGCCGGCATCTCGTCCTCGAGCTCCGTCTTGGCCTTCTGCGCCCAGTTGCGGACCATGCGGATGCCCTTGGCGAGGTCGCTGGCGAGCTTCGGGAGCTTGTCCGGGCCGAAGACGATGACCGCGACGACGAGGATCACCAGGATCTCGCCCCAGCCCACGTCGCCGAACACCGCACCACCCTCCTCCGCGTCGAAACCCAGCCTACGGCCTGCGCGGGGACGTTGCGCAGGCGCTGACGCCGAGACGATCAGGCCTCGTCGTCCTCCTCGCCGAGCGTGACCTTGGTCGTGGCCTTGGTGCCGCTCCGGTCGTACTCGACCGTGACCACCTCGTTGGGTGCGTGTGCCCGGATCACGGCGATCATGTCGACGGCGGTGTGGATCGGCAGGCCGTTGAACTTGGTGATGACATCGCCGGGCTGCAGTCCGGCCTTGTCGGCCGGTCCGCCCTCCTGCACCGGCTCCTGGCCGTCGACCGCCTGCTCGATGATCTTCGCGCCGTTGCCCTCGTAGCGGTTGTCGGTGGTGGTGCCCATCACGGCATGGGTCGACTTGCCGCTGTCGACGAGCTGCTTGGCCGTGCGGCGCGCGGTCTTCTCGGGGATCGCGAAGCCCAGGCCGATGCTGCCGCTCGGGCCCTCGGTGCTCTTGCGCACGCTCGCGCCGGCGTAGTTGACGCC
Proteins encoded in this region:
- a CDS encoding ATP-binding cassette domain-containing protein; translation: MGGPAVRLTGFGWRYAGRKDWSVRGLDLTVEHGERVLLLGSSGAGKSTLLLAVAGLLSTEGSGEQEGVVEVDGVASVDARDRVGMVFQDPDAQIVMSEVGDDLAFGLENIEVPESLIWPRVDEALALVGLPYGRDHRTDHLSGGEKQRLALAGALSRRPGMLLLDEPTANLDPAGGTRLRAAVSDAGIETLLLVEHRIEEWLPLVDRVVVLEPGGGVALDGSPGDVLVAHRDALVARGVWVPDFVPSPRRSGHTAGDPLLTAEEVGFRYPGATVDAVEDASCVLRAHELVALLGPNGSGKSTMALLLGGLLPPARGSARATGADGRETELRRLRARALARVVGSVFQQPEHQFLTGRVRDELALGPSRTGVGRDEIDARVGDLLDRLRLAPLAGANPYTLSGGEKRRLSVATALAARPAALVLDEPTFGQDLRTWRELVDLLDEIRATGVGVLAVTHDAPFAAALADRTLVMDRGRTHTPAAAEVIP
- a CDS encoding energy-coupling factor transporter transmembrane protein EcfT, with product MTVLFAPIADRDVGLGRFNPVAKLGAALLPVVVLVLTTDPLTPALMLLATALALPFTGVRIGPFLRRTWFLLPAGLGLGVTNVLFADVPGGLLLVDAGPLQITTQAVWLALGVVIRVYAVALPGALAFATTDVTTLADALVQQLRLPWRFTLGALAAFRLVPLLAHEWQLIWLARRARGVEAGRNPVVAVRLLTSAVFTLLVGAIRRAVRMSTALEARGFGSRTGRTFARRTRMHRRDWLLLLVVAGVVAVAVGTTVGTDLWQPSFS
- a CDS encoding GAF domain-containing protein, coding for MDDRSGEPVITWRWIAPALTGVFVVTTSVSGALGSTAEGGVKVGWITVQAISALLAFAIPTVVQARERRRYREAEQARVDARAEMRLAFNDALDPIVRHLGRLAAASRRDRETLRAQAVPFILNAATEVIGPDRARACWFVLDDSRPRRLRPDECVGRAGLARTAFVQGTLRGDDTLAMIENDEVRFSANVDEDPPQGWDPNIPHDYKTFVCVPVISGDVAYGMITLDAPAAGDLTRDDAGLLRLLAGLLGNALAIDA
- a CDS encoding P-loop NTPase — protein: MPSTDTLTDAVWRALATVNDPEIHKPITDLEMVKSVDITPEGHVDVAVLLTVAGCPMRETITKNVTSAVADVSGVTGVRVELDVMSEEQRRGLQEKLRGGAPAQEIPFAKAGSLTRVYGVASGKGGVGKSSVTVNLAVALAEQGLSVGVVDADIYGHSVPRMLGVEGGPTPVEDMIMPPSAYGVKVISIGMFAGGKPVTWRGPMLHRALQQFLGDVFWGDLDVLLLDLPPGTGDIAISLGQLIPNSEIIVVTTPQEAAAEVAERAGVVAQMLRQRVVGVIENMSWLPCPHCGEQIDLFGSGGGAAVGAALTRALGHDVPLLAQVPLDIRLREGGDSGRPLVLDHPESPAAEALRDLAKHLGGRSRGLVGRSLGLSPTTR